GCCGCACGTCGATGCCGGTGGGAGCGCCCCGGAAGTTGAGCGCGGGCAGCGTAAAGGCCGGATTCTCCGCCAGCGTCAGCTCGTACATCGACAGCGTGTAGCGCAGCGCGTCCGCCGCCGTGCCGCCCACGAAGCCGACGATCGCCGGAGCGTTGCCCATGCAGAGGCCGCCGATGCCGCCCGTCTCGGTGATCGCCGAGTCGCCGATGTCGGGGTTGGCGTCGGCCTCGGTGAAGCCGGGGAAGAACAGGCCCCTGATCGTCTGGGCGGGCGCGGTAAACCAGCGGTCGCCGGTGCCGCTCACGCGAATGCCGAACTCGGTGCCGTTGCGCGCCATCGTCGTCACCAGCGTCGAGCGGGGGATATTGTGAGCCGCGTCGAGGCTGCACTTCATCGCGGGCATCGACAGATTGAGGAAGAAATGATCGTTGCCGCTGATGAACGCGAACGCCCGCGCCACCGTCTCGCGGTCGGCGGAGCCTGCCAGCAGATGCGGCGTGATCGCGCGGATAAAGAGCGAGGTTCCGGCCCGGTTGCGATTGTGGCACTCGTCGCCCATATGTAGCGCCTGCGCGATGAGCGCCTGAAGGTCGAGCCCGCCGGAGCGCTCGATCGCCTCGCGCAGCGCCGGGTAGAAGCGCTCGGCGATCCACTTGAGCTTCTCGATCACGTCGGGAGCGTACGCGCCGTAGCGCAGCACCTTGCCCAGGCCCTCGTTGACCGTGGCATAGGCGCGATTGCCCGCCGCGCGATTCTCGACGATAAAGACCGGCATCGAGGCGGTGATCACCCCGGCCATCGGCCCGACAGCGGCGCGCTCGTGACAGGGCACGAAGCGAATCGCCCCCGACGCCGCCAGCGCCGTCGCGTCCTCCTCGGACTGAGCCAGGCCCTCGTAGATCAGCCCGCCGATCACCGCGCCGCGCAGCGGCCCCGACATCTGATCCCACTGGATAGGCGGTCCCGCGTGCAGCACCGTCGTCTGCGTCATGCCGGGAATGATCTCGCCCGCGATGCCCATCCCGACGAGCACCGGCCTGGCCTGAAGCAGCCGCTCGATCGCCTGCCGGTTGGCCTGCTCCACGTCGGGCCGCTCCAGCGCCGCCAGCGCCGCTGCCAGCCGGGGATTGCCGCCGCCCGGCGGCTGCCAATCGACATGCAGGACGGTCGCGCCCTGAGCGGCGAGCGCGTCGGCAAACAGCGATGTCCCGATGTTCAGAATGCGCGGCTCGGCGATCATCTGGTGGCCTCCCTGGCTTTCAAAATCAACCCGGCCAGTCCGGCGGCCTCAAGATTCGACTCGGCGACGACCGCGCCTGCCGCCTGCAACTGCGCGACCTGGCGGCTGCGATGCTGCGGATCGGCGTCGGTGCCGCAGACGTAGACCACGACCGGCTGCGCGATCTCGCTGAGCGCGGGAGCCAGCGCGGCTGCCGGATCGGGATGCGCGCCGTGGCCCAGCACCACATCCAGCAGCAGAGCCGCCGTGCTTGGATCGGCGGCGGCCTCGCGCAGCTTGTGCAGCCGCAGCGTGAAATCGATCATCGGGTGGGGACGGCCCACGGTGTACTGGTCGTCGCCATAGTCGATCAGCTCGGCCTGCTCGGTAAGGCCCATCTGCGCAAGCTCAAGCCTGGCCTCGTCGCAGAGCGTGCCGCCCGAAAAGAGGCCGCGCAGCCGCGTGCCGGTGGCCGGAATCTGCGCCGCCAGCGCCACAGCTACCTCGCCGAGCGCGGTGTCATCCTGAGGCATGGCGGCCTGTCCAACGGCCAGCGCCGCCGCATCGCGCAGATTGGTCGCCAGCTCGACGCCAGCGGGCGCGTCGCCCCGGTAGCCCAGGAAGCAGGCCAGCCCGCGCTTGCCGGAGCCGCGCAGCTCGTCGAGCACCGCCGCCGCCACATCGGGATGGGGCGGCTTCGAGATCAGCAGGATCGTCTCGGTTTCGTCGTCGCGCGCCAGCAGCTCAATGCCCGCGCGCATCATCAGCCCGCCGACCTCAGGCCAGAGATCGCGCCCGCCGGTGCCGATGATCTGGCTCACGCCGCCGCCGTAGCGGTCGATCAGCGTGCTGACCTCCTGCGCGCCCGTGCCGGAGGCGCTGACGATGCCGATCGAGCCGCGCCGCACGACATTGGCGAAGCACAGCCCAGCGCCGCCAAGCATCGCCGTGCCACAGTCCGGCCCCATGCAGAGCAGGCCGCTAGCGCGCGCAAGCTGCTTTAGCTCGATCTCGTCTTCGAGCGCGACGTTATCGGAGAAGAGCATCACGTGCAGGCCGCTGCGCAGCGCTTGCAGCGCCTCGCGTTTGGCGAACGGGCCGGGCACCGAGATAATCGCGAGATCGGCGTCCGGCAACTGCCTGAGCGCGGCAGTAATCGTGCGCGGCGCTGGCTGTGCGCCGGATTCGTTGCTCGTCGCATTGCTGCGGCTGAGCGTTGTCTCGACGGCTGCGAGCGCCGCCTGGAGTGCCGCCGCGTCCTGCGCCTGGATCGCGACGATCAGGTCGTCGGGCTGCGCGGCGCTGGCCTCGTCGGCGAGCAATCCAACGCCTGCCAGCAGCGCCTTGTTGTGGTCGGTGCCCATCACCACCACGGCCTGCTCGACGCCGCGCAGCGCGGAAATCTGCTGGCTGATGCGCATCAGCGTCACCGAGTCGTAGTACGAGTGGGGCTTGATCAGCAGGTGTTGCTCCATCCTGGCTATCCTTGAGTGTTCCTAACAAAACCTCTAGGGAAGGAAAAGATCGATGGGGGACACCCCACACCCCCGTGCTCGCTTCCGGCTTCGCCCATGCCCACCAGACGCAGCCCGATCATGATCCCGGCGA
This sequence is a window from Herpetosiphonaceae bacterium. Protein-coding genes within it:
- a CDS encoding DUF1116 domain-containing protein, which encodes MIAEPRILNIGTSLFADALAAQGATVLHVDWQPPGGGNPRLAAALAALERPDVEQANRQAIERLLQARPVLVGMGIAGEIIPGMTQTTVLHAGPPIQWDQMSGPLRGAVIGGLIYEGLAQSEEDATALAASGAIRFVPCHERAAVGPMAGVITASMPVFIVENRAAGNRAYATVNEGLGKVLRYGAYAPDVIEKLKWIAERFYPALREAIERSGGLDLQALIAQALHMGDECHNRNRAGTSLFIRAITPHLLAGSADRETVARAFAFISGNDHFFLNLSMPAMKCSLDAAHNIPRSTLVTTMARNGTEFGIRVSGTGDRWFTAPAQTIRGLFFPGFTEADANPDIGDSAITETGGIGGLCMGNAPAIVGFVGGTAADALRYTLSMYELTLAENPAFTLPALNFRGAPTGIDVRRVVETGILPIINTGIAHREPGIGMVGAGLVHPPRECFEQALLALVEEQRP
- the fdrA gene encoding acyl-CoA synthetase FdrA → MEQHLLIKPHSYYDSVTLMRISQQISALRGVEQAVVVMGTDHNKALLAGVGLLADEASAAQPDDLIVAIQAQDAAALQAALAAVETTLSRSNATSNESGAQPAPRTITAALRQLPDADLAIISVPGPFAKREALQALRSGLHVMLFSDNVALEDEIELKQLARASGLLCMGPDCGTAMLGGAGLCFANVVRRGSIGIVSASGTGAQEVSTLIDRYGGGVSQIIGTGGRDLWPEVGGLMMRAGIELLARDDETETILLISKPPHPDVAAAVLDELRGSGKRGLACFLGYRGDAPAGVELATNLRDAAALAVGQAAMPQDDTALGEVAVALAAQIPATGTRLRGLFSGGTLCDEARLELAQMGLTEQAELIDYGDDQYTVGRPHPMIDFTLRLHKLREAAADPSTAALLLDVVLGHGAHPDPAAALAPALSEIAQPVVVYVCGTDADPQHRSRQVAQLQAAGAVVAESNLEAAGLAGLILKAREATR